GGTCGCAGGGTCGTCTTCAAGGGCTTCGAGCGCCGAGTCGTAGTCGTCGTAGCGGCGGATCTCGACGATGCGCTCGTCGCGCACGACATAGAGATGGAAGAGGCTCTCCCGCTGCGAGCGGTCCCCGCTGCCGGGCCAGTCGACGCGCAGCTTGCACAGCACGCCGTTCGGACCGGCACGGCACTCCTCGACGCGGCCGTCGACGCCTTCGTCCAGCAGCCGTGAGAACGTGCCGACGACCTGATCGCGGCCGCGGCACTTGTTGACGGCGTCGTCGTCGCCCCAGCGGGCGTCGTCCGCGAGCAGCGAGCCGAGCAGGTCGAGGTCCTTGGCCGCGAACGCGCGCTGCAAGCCGTCACGGATGGAGTCGGTCGTGTTCGCCACGGGCCCCGAGTGCAGCACCGTCGCGTCCGCCCATCAAGCAACGACTCGAGCGTGACGGGCCGCTGTCCGGCGCAGCGATGAGTTCGGATCGCGTCGGTCGTCTCATTGGCATGGAACGCGAGCGCGTCACCGCGTCGACGACGATCGAGGCCGCGCCGGAGGTCGTGTTCGCAGTGCTCGCCGACCCGTCGGCCCACGCGGACATCGACGGCACGGGCTGGGTGCGCGGGTCCCTGGACGGCGAGCGCATCACCGGCGCCGGCCAGGTGTTCCGCATGGCGATGTACCACCCGAACCATCCGGACAAGGACTACGAGATCGCCAACCTCGTCGAGGTGTTCGACGCGCCCCGGGCCATCGCGTGGAAGCCGGGAACGGAGTCGGCCGAGACCGGGGAGCTCAGCTTCGGCGGCTGGACCTGGCGCTACGACCTCGAGCCGGCCGGCCCGTCGCGGACGACCGTGACGCTGACCTACGACTGGTCCGCCGTTCCGGACCACGTGCGCGAGTACCTGCGGTTCCCACCGTTCGGCCCCGACCACCTCGGCAACTCGCTGCAACACCTCGCGCGGCTCGTCGCGTCGGCGACTGCGTGACAGGGAGTCGGCGCGCCCGTCGCGTGCGACCGTGATCCGCGACCGGCACCGGCATCGAATCCTGCAGCAAGTCCACGCGCGACATGAGGGGGTTGCCGTGTCTGCATCCGACGAGGCCGTCGTCCGCCGCTTCTACGACGAGATGAACAACGACCGCAAGAACGAGCTCGCGCCCGAGCTCTTCACCGACGACCACCGCATGCACGATCCGCAGGTCCCGACCGCGGACGGGCCGCAAGGCATGGCGGACACCGTCGCCGTCTACCAGCAGGCCGTCGAGGGTCACTGGGACATCGAGGAGATGTTCTCGACCGGCGATCGGGTCGTCGTCCGCTGGATCGGCAGCGGCAGGCACGTCGGCGAGCTCAACGGCATCCCGGCGACCGGCAAGTCCGTGCGCGTCGACGCGATCACGATCCACCGGATGCGCGACGGCAAGATCGCCGAGACGTGGGAGGTGTGGGACACGCTCGGCCTGCTCCAGCAGATCGGCGCCGTGCCCGGGTAGGTCGCGGTCACTCCGCTTCGCATCACCCCGAAGGGGCGGTGAGCGTCAGGCGCCGGTCGATCTCGTAGCGCATGACCTGGCAGTCGGTCGCGGGGTGGTCGTACCGACAATTGAGCGCACCGCGGAGGTACTCGCGGGCCTGGCAGAGCTGGTCGATCTCCTCGTCGAGCGCATGCAGTCGTGCGCGGGCCACGGCCTTCCACTCGGCCTTCGACGGTGCATCGAGCACCGCCGCGATGTCGTCGAGCGAGAGACCGGCGTCCTGCATCATCCCGATGAAGACGAGGCGACGCAGCGTCTCGTGCGAGTACCGGCGCTGGCCGGACCGGCGCGCATCCGCGGCGAGAAGCCCACGGCGCTCGTAGTACCGGATGGCGGACGGTGCGACGCCCGCCCGCTGCGCGACCTCGCCGATCGAGAGCAGCTCCATGCGACCACTTGACTTGAACTCGGGTTCAACTGTCAACGTCGCCGCATGGCTCATGAGACGACCGCGCCGAACCACCACGCCCACTTCCCGCCGTTCACCGGGATCCGGGGGTACGTCGCGGCGCTGACCATGATCACGGGGCGCAGCGGGAACGCCGATCTCGCGATCGAGCTCACACGGATGCGGCATGGTGACGTCGTCGTGGACATCGGCTGCGGGCCCGGTGCCGCGGCGCGGCGTGCCGCATCCCGCGGCGCGGCCGAGGTCGTCGGCATCGATCCGTCGCGGCCAATGCTGCGCGTCGCCCGACTCCTGACGCGCAGTCGCGCCGTTCGCTACGTCGAGGGCGAGGCCGAGGCTGTGCCGCTCCCCGACGGCTCGGCGACGGTCGTGTGGTCGCTCGCGACGGTCCACCACTGGGACGACGTCGATCGCGCGCTCGAGGAGGTGCACCGCGTGCTGCAAGCCGGCGGTCGCTTCCTCGTCACCGAACGCGCGCGTTCCGAGGACGCGCAGGGACTCGCCAGTCACGGGTGGACGACGACGCAGTCGGCCGCGTTCGCCGACGCGTGCCGAGCCCACGGGTTCACCGGCGTGACGGACGCGCGGCACGGCACAGTGCTCACGGTCGCCGCGCAACGCTGATCCCACGGACTCGACGTGCCAGCGCGGCAGCGCGTCAGCCGTGCAGCCTCGGCCGGTAGACGAGCTCGTGGATGTCGCGGTCGAGGACCCGGCTCTCGACGAGCTCGAGGTCGAAGTCCTCGGCACCGCGGAAGATCGGCTGCACTCCGGTCCGCCCGGTGATCACGGGAAAGAGCGTCACCTGGAGGCGGTCGACCAGGCCGGCCGCCATCAGCGCCCGGTTCGTCGACAAGCTGCCGTGCGAGCGCAACGGCACGTCGGATTCCTCCTTGAGCCGGCGGACGACGTCGACGGCATCGCCGCTCTCGATCGTCGCGTCCGGCCAGTCGAGCGGTCCTTCCAGGGTGGTGGACACCACGATTGCCGGCAGGCTTCGCATCCGCGCGACCCATGGATCACGCAGCGCGGAGTCCTCGGTGCTCGCGGCGAACATGCTCGCGAACGCGCGATACGTGTTGGCCCCGAAGACCATCCGCTGCTCCTCGCGGTACGACGCGAGGCGGTGGTCGAGGAGCTCGGGACCTTGCTTGCCCCAGTATCCCGTCCAGTCCCCCTCGGCAGCGCCGAAGCCGTCGAGGCTCGAGAAGACGTCGAACGTGTAGGTGGCGGTCATGGCTCGCTCCTCGCGTGCGGTCGATCGGGAGCGCCCGGTGCGTCCCTCACCATCTCCACGAACGCGACGGCCGGAATCGACAGCCCGATCAAGCGGTTCGTCTCCGCCGGACCGGCGGTGGCCGGGTGTTCGTGACGGGCTCGGTGGGCACGACGAACACCTTCAGGACGCGGGCGTTCGATGCCACGAGCGGCACGCTCGAATGGAGCGTCCCGACGATGCCGGTCGATCCGGCGGTCAGCGGCGGCAAGGTGTACTCCGTCGACCGGTCCGGCGTGCTGACGGCGTTCGACGCGTCGACCGGTGCGATCGCGTGGAGCGCGACCGTGGGCACGGTCTCGTCGGCCCCGGTCCTGTCGGGCGGCCTGGTGTACGCGGGTGGTCCGAAGCAGAGCGTGTACGCGTACGACGCGAGCACCGGAGCGCTCGTGTGGTCGGTGTCCGAGAGCACCGATCCGGCGTCGATGTACGCGACGCCCGCGATCGCGAACGGCGTCTTGTACGCGTTGAGCTACCCGACGACGGCGGTCCCGGTGTCGACGCTTCGCGCGTATGACGCGTCGACCGGCGCGCCGCGTTGGTCGAAGTCGATCGGCACCCCAGCGTGGGCCGTCGCGGCTGCGGGCGGCCGGCTCTTCCTGCAGTGCATCGAGGACGTGCGGGCGTACGACGCGTCGGACGGCACCTTCCTGTGGAGCTTCTTCACCGGGCAGAACGACACCGCGTCGAGCACACGGCCCGCGATCGACGGCAGCACTGTGTTCGCGCTCGTCACCGGGAGCTCGCTGTACGCCTTGGACGCGGCGACCGGAACCGAGAAGTGGCACACAGCCGCGAGCGCGTTCAACTCACCGGCGGTCGCGAACGGCGTCGTGTACACGACGGCGTACGGGACCAGCCAACCGCCGCGGGTTGGGCTCGCGGCGGACGACGCGGGCACCGGGACGAGACTCTTCTTCTCCGCCGGCCCCGGCAGCGGCAGCGCGGACGTGTCGCCGATCGTCGCCAACGGCCGCGTGTACGTCGGAGGCAGCGACGGGAACCTCTACGCGTACTCGCTGTCCGGCAGCTGAGCGCAGCACTCAGACGGTTGGGGCGCGGCGCGACGAGTCGTGCGCGCGGTGAGCCCGGCGCAACGAGGCGCGGCGCGCGCGGCCGAGCGCTGTGGCGAGCGCCATGGCATGATCGCCCGACTCGCTGAGCCGTTCGACGGCACCGGAGGACCGTTGCCGTGAGCGTCGGCACCGACGCGACAGTCGAGGCGCACCCGACACCTCCGGGCCCGCCCGCGCGCAGGGCGGTGACGACTGGACGCGTCCGTGCACCCGTAGCCGCGCTCGTCGGCGTGCTGCTCCTGCTGCCGCCAATCGTCGCGGTTGCTGCGCTGGCCGGCAGACCGTGGCACCCGGTCGACGACTTTGCCGTACTCGATCTGCGACTGCGGGACGTGTTCAGCGTGCACACGCCGCTCACCGGGTTCTACAGCCGATACTTCAACCATCCCGGCCCGTTGATGTTCTGGCCGATGGGCGTGCTGTCCGCACTCGCTGGCCACGCGCCCTGGGCCACCCGCATCGCGGGCGCGGTGCTCGAGGGCGTCGCGCTCATGTGGCTCGTCGTCGCGACCGCTCGGCGCGATCTGCGGATGCTGCTCGCGGCCGCGACGGTGACGGGACTCACGTACTTCGCCTTGGCGGGCTGGTTCTTCCGGCAGACGTGGAACCCGCATGTCGCGCTCATCTCGTTCTTGCTGTTCGTGTTCCTTGCGCTGCTCGTCGCGACCGGTTCGTTCCGGCAACTGATCAGCCTGTCGATCGTCGGAACGTTCCTGGTCCAGACGCACGTGGCCTACACCGGCATGGTCGTCGTCGCGACGCTGTGGGCGCTCGCGATGGTCGTCGTCGACACCCGCCGAGCAGGCCGTCCACCGACGCGCTGGCAGTCGACAGTTGCGATCTCGGCCGCGGTGTGGATCGCAAGCTGGATCCCGCCCGTGGTCGACGTCTTCGTACGCCCCCCGGGCAACCTCGGCAAGATCGTGCGCTACTACACGCGCGGCAGCACGCCGCATCTCGGTTTGACGAAGGCCGCTGGGCTCATGGCGGCAGAGTTCCGCCCGGTTCCGCCGTGGTTGCACGGCCACGAGCACCTTCAGGTGTTCACCGGCTTCTCCGAGCCCGCCTCGTTGGGTTGGCTCCTCGTGCCGTGCGCGCTCTTGATCGTCGGGTGGCTCGCAGCGCGCCGGACACGATCGACCTCTGACGCCCGAATGGTCGTGCTCGCGGCACTGCTGTTCGTGTTGACGATCGTGTCGATCGCGCGTGCCGACCAGGCACGTGGGTACGTCTTCTACTGGCGCATTCCCGTCGCAGCATTCATCGTGGTGGCGTCCGTCTGGTCGGTCGCGCGACTCGCCGCACCGCTCGTCCCGCGGCTGGTTCGTTGGATGGCCGCGTCGAGCGCGGTCGCCCTCGTTGCCGCGGCATCCGTCACTCTCGCCGCAGCGGTGCCATCGGCCGGCTCCACACTCCTCGATGCACGCGAACCCGCACTGCGCCAAGTGATGCGGCAGGTCGAACGTCATCCACCGCACGGCGTGGTACTCGTTCGCTTCGTCGGCACCAGTGACGCCAGCCTGTTCGACGGCGTCGTGAATGCCCTCGCCCGCGACGGTGTCGACGTTCGCGTCAACCCGGACCTTGCGCGGGCATTTGGTGCGCAACGCGCCGCGAAGGCGTCGCAGGCGACGTTCGTGTGGTACGTCACCGAACAGGGCTCGTTCGTGCTTCCCTATCTCACCGAGCCAGGCGCGCGGCTGATCGCGACGACGTCGCCGCTGCCCGCCGCGGAAGAAGCCGAACTGTCACGTCTGCAGCAGGAGATCCGTGCCGAGCTCACGCGTGCTGGTCGCCCGGCCCTTGCCGACGACCTCGACAACACGCTGCTCGGGTTCCAACTCACCGGCGTACCCGGCCTCGACCACGCGGCTGTCGACCGAATCGCGGCGCTGAACGAAGTCGTTCAGCGGCGTGGTGGCTGCCGCTGCGCGATCGTGTCGGTGCCCGCGCGCGATGTGACGAGCTGAGCAGCACCTGAGCGCAGCACGTTCAAGTCGCGACTCGGCCGGGCTGGTAACGCAGCGCGACCGCCCCCGACCGGAACTCCTTGCGCCCCACGAGCCTCAGTTCGAGTCGCTCGCGCAGGCCGGCGAACAACGTCGGCCCGTGGCCCGCCACGATGGGCTGCACGACGAACTCGTACTCGTCGATCAGGCGCAGATCCGCCAAGGCCAACGGAAGGGTCACGCCTCCCACGTACAGACCCTCGCCGGGCTCCCGCTTCAGCTGCCGAACGGCTGTCTCCAGGTCACCGCGCACGAGCTGCGCGTTCCAGTCGACCTGGTCCAGGGTGCTCGACACGACGTACTTCTTCGCCCTGTCGATCGTCCGGGCGAACGGAATCATCCAATCGGCCATCCAGTCGGGCCACGTTCCCGTCGCCGGCTGCCGCCACGCCTCCTCCATCATCTCGTAGGTCACCCGACCGAAGAGCAGGGCATCGGCTCGTTCCAGCTCATCGGCAAAATGGCGATGCAGCTCTTCGTCCGGGATCCCCTCCCGGTGATCGCAGCAGCCGTCGAGCGTGACGTTGATCGAGTATCGGAGCGGTCGCACGGTTGCTCTCCCTTGCTGCAGTCGCACAGAGGTAGCGGACCGCGTTCAGACGGGCGACGCCGCGATTGCTCATCGGTCGCCCAGGTCGGTCGGACGCGGCTGGTAGGCCGCAACGATCGCGTAGCCGTCCAGCTAGGTGCGCAGCGGTGCGGTCGCGAACTCGACCAGGCCCTGCTCGGGCGGAACCGCCGCCGAGAACCCGAGCACGCGACGTGCGCGCTCGACGGACGCGAACACGTGGCGCACATCGCCGAGCCGGTACCCGCCGACGACCTCGGGCGCCGGCGCGCCGTCGAATGCGCTGGCGAGCGTCGACGCCATCTCCAGGACCGTGATCGGCCGACCGCTCGCGACGTTGCACGTCACGGAGATCTCCGGATCAGCCTCGATGGCGAGCAGGTTCGCGCGTGCGACGTCCGACACGTGGACGAAGTCGCGACGCTGGTGCCCGTCCTCCAGGACCCGCGGCGCGCGGCCGTCCTCCAACGCGCTCCGGAAGATGCTCGCGACGCCTGCGTACGGTGTCCTGCGGGGCATGCGCGGTCCGTACACGTTGTGGTAGCGCAGGACGATCGTCGGCGTCGCGTGCTCGCGACCGAACGTGGTGACGAGGTGCTCCTGGTGCAGCTTCGTCGCTGCGTACACGTTGCGTGGATCCGCGGGCGCGTCCTCGCCGATGGGCTCGGGGACGAGCACCCGACCGCACGCCGGGCACGGAGGCTCCCAGCACGCGCGGTCGAGACGGGAACGCGGACGCGCGTCCACGCGGACCACGCCGTGCCTCGGACAGCGATACCGGCCCTCGCCGTAGACGACCATGCTGCCGGCGAGGACGACGCGCCCGTCGAACCGTCGGTCGTGCAGTGCGGCGAGCAGGCTCGCGGTGGCAACGACGTTGTTCGTCACGTAGTCGACGGCATCGGAGAAGTCCACGCCGAGCCCGACCATCGACGCCTGGTGCGACACCGCGTCGACGCCCTTCACAGCTCTGCGCACGACGTCGGGATCGGCGAGATCGCCCCAGACGTACTCGGCGCGTGTGTTGAGGTAGCTCGGAGTGTCCCGGTGCGCGAGCGGATGGAGCGCGTCGACACCGACGACCTCGTGACCGGCGTCGAGCAGCGAGTCGACGACGCACGATCCGATGAACCCCGCGGCACCGGTGACGAGCACCCTCACGCGACCGGGTCCATGGGGAGACGGACGGTGAAGCGGCAGCCGCCATTCTCGTTGCGCACGCTGACGTCGCCCTGGTGGGCTTCGACGAGACCGCGCGCAATTGCGAGGCCGAGCCCGGCACCCGGGCCCTGCCGCGCGGGATCCACGCGGAAGGCGACGTCGAACACACGGGGGAGGTCCCCTTCCGGGATGCCGCCGCCGTGGTCGATCACGGCCACAAAGGCCTGCCCGGCGTCGACGCCCGCCTCCACGACGACCGTTCCGTCGCTCGGCGTGTGCCGGATCGCGTTCTCGAGGATGTTGCGAAGCGCGCGCAGGAGCTCGGGTGCGGACGCGCGCAGTTCGGGAACGGCTTCGCGCATCACACCGTGGAGGCGGACGCCGCGCGCGTCGGCGATCGGCGCGGCACCGGCGAGCGCGTCCGACACGACGTCGGCGAGCGACACCCGCTCCATCTCCAACCGCAGGACGCCGGCCTGGCTGCGGCTCAGCTCGAAGAGGTCGTCGACGAGCCCCGCGAGCCGGTCGGCCTCCTCGCGCACGCGCGCGTGGTACTTCGCGACGGTGTCGGGGTCGTCGACGACGCCGTCCTCCAGTGCCTCGACCATCGCCCGGATCCCGGCGAGAGGTGTCCGCAGGTCGTGCGAGACCCAGGCGACGAGCTCGCGCCGTGACGCGTCGATGGCACGTTCGCGTGCACGCGCCTCGTCGAGCCGCGCCGACATGCTCGCGAGCTCGTCGTGCAACCGAGCGAGCTCGGTCGGCGCCACCGCGCGGTCGTGCACCGTCACGCCGTCACCGTCACCGATCCGGCGCGCGACGTCCGCGAGCGACGTCGACGCGTCGACGACGCGCCCGCCGAGCACGATCGAGGCGGCGACGGCCATCGTCCCCGCAGGTACGAGGACGACGATCAGCATCGAGAGGTCGTGGTCGGAGATGAACATGGCGCGCGCGGCAACCCACGCGCCTACGCCGACGGTCACCACCGTGACGACCGCGATCGCGATCACCTGCGCACCGACGGAACGGACGCGCAACAGTGACAGCAACAGCGCGCCGACGAGTCCCGCGGCCAGCGCGGTGCCCGCGGCGATCGCGACGAGCTCCACCGCGTCACGCGCCGACATCGCGGTCAGCGCGCCGACGACGAACGTCAGCGCCCCGCCCACGGCGACGACGGCCGCGAGCGGACGCGTGCGAACCGCGTGCCCGCGCGTCACGTGCCTGTGCGTCACGGGTCGAACCTGTACCCGACGCCCCACACGGTCGTGATCCGCGTCGGCGCCGACGGGTCGTCCTCGAGCTTCTCGCGGAGGCGGCGGATGTGCACCGTGACGGTCGACGTGTCGCCGTAGGTGTATCCCCACACCCGCTCGAGCAGCTCCTCGCGCCGGAACACCCGGCGCGGACGCTGCGCGAGGAAGCACAACAGGTCGAACTCCCTCGCCGTCAGCGCAACGAGCTCGCCGCCTCGCCGCGCCTCGTGCGCGGCAGGGTCGACGACGAGATCACCGGCGACGATCGACCCGCTCTCCACCGCCCGGATCGTCGGGCTGCTCGCGCGACGAAGGACGGCCTTGACGCGTGCGGTGAGCTCGCGGGGTGAGAACGGCTTGCTCACGTAGTCGTCCGCGCCGACCTCGAAGCCCGCGATCCGGTCGTCCTCCTCGCCGCGCGCGGTGAGCATGATCACGGGGACCGGGGTGGAGGCGCGGAGCCGCCGGCACACCTCGAGGCCGTCCAGGCCGGGAAGCATGAGGTCGAGGACGACGATGTCGGGCGGCTCGGCCTCGGCGCGCGTGAGTGCCTCGTACCCGTCGCCGACGCCGACCACGTCGAACCCCTCGCGTTCGAGGTAGCGGACGACGACGTCGGCGACGTTCCTGTCGTCCTCGACCACGAGGACACGTGGGCGCGGCGCGCCGTCGTCGAGCTCCGTCGCGGGCTCCACGGGGCGACTGTACGGCGGTTCGGCTCGGGCCCGCGGGCGATCCCGCCGAGTTTCGAGAATCGTAAGCAGGAAGCCGGTACCGGCGATGCCGGCATGTGGTTGGTTGCCGGCATGCCCGATGTCGTGCTGCCCGTGCTCGACGAAGTGCGTGCGTTGCCGTCCGTGTTGGCACGCGTTCCCGCGGGCTACGAACCCATCGTCGTCGACAACGGTTCCCGCGACGGGTCGGCGGACGTCGCACGCACGCTCGGCGCGCGCGTCGTCGTGGAGCGGCGACGCGGCTTCGGTGCCGCATGCATGACCGGACTGCTCCACGCGCGCGCGGACGTCGTCTGCTTCATGGACTGCGACGGATCGCTCGACGCGCGCGAGTTGCCGCTCGTCGCCGAGCCCGTCGCCGACGGCGAAGCCGATCTGGTTCTCGGGACGCGGCGACGGTCACGAGACCTGCCGCTCCATGGCCGGGTCGCGAACGCGCTCCTTGCCGTGGAGGTGCGCCGTCGGACGGGCACACGCGTCACCGACCTCGGGCCGATGCGCGCGGCGCGTCGAGAAGCGCTGCTCGCGCTGGGCGTGCAGGACCGCCGGTTCGGGTGGCCGCTGGAGATGGTGTTGCGCGCGGCGATCGCGGGATGGCGCGTGCGCGAGATCCCCGTGACGTACGCCGCGCGGATCGGGCACTCGAAGGTGACCGGCACCATCCGGGGAACGGTCCGCGCCACACGCGACATGGCGCGCGTCCTGGCGGCATGTGACGACCGGCCGACGGAGCGAGCGCGGTGAACGCGCGCGACGTCGCACTCGTCGTGCTCGCGAAGGCGCCGTGTCCGGGCCGGGTCAAGACGAGGCTCTGTCCACCGTGCACGCCGGGCGACGCCGCGGCCCTCGCGGCGGCGGCACTCGCGGACACGCTCGCGACCGTCGCCGCAACGGATGCGCGCCGTCGCTTCCTCGTGCTCGACGGCCGCCCGGGACGGTGGGTGCCGCCCGGGTTCACGGTCGTGCCCCAGGAAGGCCACGGCCTCGGGGAGCGGCTCGGCGCCGCGTTCGCCGCGGTCCGCGGCCCGGCGGTGCTCGTCGGCATGGACACGCCCCAGCTCACACCGTCGCTGCTGGGCGCGGCCGCGGCATCGCTCGCGCGACCGGGCCGCGACGCGGTCCTCGGTCTCGCGTGCGACGGCGGCTACTGGTGCATCGGTCTGCGAGAGCCCGATGCACGCGTCTTCGCCGGCGTCCCGATGAGCACTGCGAGCACCGGCGACGTGCAGCTCGCGCGTCTCCGCGAGCTCGGGCTCGTGGTCGAGCTGGTGCCGCGCCTGCGCGACGTCGACGTCTTCGACGACGCGCTCGCCGTCGCCGGCGAGATCCCGGGGTCGCGGTTCGCGTCGACCCTCGCGTCCATCGCCGGTCAATGGGTGACATGAGCACCGTGCGCGCGGGGGTTCAGCTCCGTGACGTCCGGGGCCGGCTCGTCGCCCTCCCGGTCGAGCGGTGGTTCGGCCCGATCGAGACGATCGACCTGCGCGTGCTCGACCTCGTGCGCGGCGGACCGGTGCTCGACGTCGGGTGCGGGCCCGGCCGTCACGTCGCCGCACTCGCCGAACGCGGCGTACCCGCGCTCGGCATCGACATCACCGCGAGCGCGCTCGACGTCGCGCGTGGCCGCGGTGCGTGCGTCATGAACCGCTCGGTGTTCGACCGGATCCCCGCGGCCGGCCGGTGGGCGAGCGTGCTGCTGCTCGACGGCAACGTCGGCATCGGCGGACAGCCCGGCGTGCTGCTCCGCCGCGTGCGCGACCTGTTGCGACCGGGCGGGACCGTGATCGTCGAGCTCGACCCGCCGTCTGCGCGACACGCGGCGCGGCTCGTGCACTTCGAGGTCGAAGCCGTCGCCGGGCCGTGGTTCTCGCTCGCCATCGTCACGATCGACGACATCGCGGCGCTCGCGCGCTCGTCCGGCTTCACGCCGGCACGCGTGTGGCGGGACGGGCGGCGATGGTTCGGGATGCTGCGACGCGAGGAGCGCGCGGCATGAGGTACGACGTCGCCGGTCGCGCCGAGCGTCTGCAGCGCCGCTTCACGAGCCCATTGCACGAAGAACGCGCCGCCGCGCTGCTCGGCCTCGCGCTGGGCGTGTCGTTCACGGTCTGCTTCGCGACCGGGCTCTACTCGCATTGGGCCCAGCACCCGCCGTCGTGGTTCGTGCTGCCCGCCCGCCCAGCCGGCTTGTATCGCGTCACCCAGGGACTCCACGTCGCGACCGGCATCGCGACCATCCCGCTCCTGCTCGCCAAGCTCTGGACCGTCTTCCCGAACCTGCTGCGATGGCCCGCGTTCGAGGACGTCGCGCACGCCGTCGAACGCGTCAGCCTGCTGCCGTTGATCGGTGGCTCACTCCTCCTGCTGTTCACCGGCCTGGCGAACATCAACGGCTGGTACCCCTGGCGGTTCAACTTCGTCGTCACGCACTACTGGACCGCGTGGATCACGATCGGCGCGCTGATCGTTCACGCGGGCGCGAGGTGGACGACCACCTGGCACGCGCTGCGGCCCCAGGTACGCACGTCCGGGGACGCCGCGACCCTGGACCGTCGCGTGTTCCTCGCGACGCTCGGCGGCGCGGTGGCGCTGGTGACACTGGCGACCGTCGGCGAGACGGTCTCGCCCCTGCGCAAGCTCGCGTTGCTGGCGCCCCGCCGTCCCGACACGGGCCCGCAGGGATTCCCCGTCAACCGCAGCGCGATCGCGGCGGGCGTGACGACGAGCGCGCGCGACCCGGCCTTCCGACTCCGGGTCGAAGGCAACGTTCGACGGCACCTGACGCTCACGCTCGACGACATCGCCCGTCTCCCGCGCGCCGACGCGACGCTGCCGATCGCGTGTGTCGACGGCTGGAGCACCTCCCAGCGCTGGACCGGCGTGCGCGTCCGCGACCTGCTCGACATCGCGGGCGCGCGCCGAGGTGCCACCGTGCTCGTGGAATCGCTGCAGCAACGGCGCAGCTACCGGTCGTCGGAGTTGAACCACGTGCAAGCGCGCGATCCCGACACGCTCCTCGCGACGCACGTGAACGGCGAGCCGCTGCACCTCGACCACGGCTATCCGCTGCGGCTCATCGGGCCCGACCGGCCCGGTGTGATGCAGACGAAGTGGGTCACACGCTTGGTCGTCCGATGAGCGCGCGCGGCGCGCCACGCGGTCGCGCCTTCTGGGTCGGGCTCGGCGCCGGTCTCGCCGTGATGGCCTACGGGTTCGCAGGCCTGCTCGCGCACGCCGACGCGACGCGGCCCTCGCAGGCGCTCACCTGGCTCGTGGGTGCCGACGTGCTCCACGACGCGGTGTTCGTGCCGCTCGTGCTTACCATCGGCTGGCTCGTCGGGCGGCTCCCGGCGCCGTTGCGCTGGCCACTGCGCGCGAGCCTCGTCGGCACCGCGCTCACGGTCGCAATCGCATGGATCCCGCTGCGCGGATACGGACGGATCACCGACAACCCGTCGCTCGCGCCACTCGACTACGGCGTCGCGATCGTCTCGGTGGTCACCGGCGTGTGGTGTGTCTGCGCGTTGTGGGCCGCGTTCAACGTCGTCGCGGCGCGGCGATCTCGACGCCCGACGGGCGTGGAGCGGTGATCGCGACCACCCACGACGTGGTTCCGGTCACCGTCGAGGAGAACGCGTGCCCGTCCGAGGCACGGACGGTCGTCGCGCTCG
Above is a window of Acidimicrobiia bacterium DNA encoding:
- a CDS encoding HAMP domain-containing sensor histidine kinase — protein: MTHRHVTRGHAVRTRPLAAVVAVGGALTFVVGALTAMSARDAVELVAIAAGTALAAGLVGALLLSLLRVRSVGAQVIAIAVVTVVTVGVGAWVAARAMFISDHDLSMLIVVLVPAGTMAVAASIVLGGRVVDASTSLADVARRIGDGDGVTVHDRAVAPTELARLHDELASMSARLDEARARERAIDASRRELVAWVSHDLRTPLAGIRAMVEALEDGVVDDPDTVAKYHARVREEADRLAGLVDDLFELSRSQAGVLRLEMERVSLADVVSDALAGAAPIADARGVRLHGVMREAVPELRASAPELLRALRNILENAIRHTPSDGTVVVEAGVDAGQAFVAVIDHGGGIPEGDLPRVFDVAFRVDPARQGPGAGLGLAIARGLVEAHQGDVSVRNENGGCRFTVRLPMDPVA
- a CDS encoding methyltransferase domain-containing protein, which translates into the protein MSTVRAGVQLRDVRGRLVALPVERWFGPIETIDLRVLDLVRGGPVLDVGCGPGRHVAALAERGVPALGIDITASALDVARGRGACVMNRSVFDRIPAAGRWASVLLLDGNVGIGGQPGVLLRRVRDLLRPGGTVIVELDPPSARHAARLVHFEVEAVAGPWFSLAIVTIDDIAALARSSGFTPARVWRDGRRWFGMLRREERAA
- a CDS encoding TIGR04282 family arsenosugar biosynthesis glycosyltransferase, giving the protein MNARDVALVVLAKAPCPGRVKTRLCPPCTPGDAAALAAAALADTLATVAATDARRRFLVLDGRPGRWVPPGFTVVPQEGHGLGERLGAAFAAVRGPAVLVGMDTPQLTPSLLGAAAASLARPGRDAVLGLACDGGYWCIGLREPDARVFAGVPMSTASTGDVQLARLRELGLVVELVPRLRDVDVFDDALAVAGEIPGSRFASTLASIAGQWVT
- a CDS encoding response regulator transcription factor, which gives rise to MEPATELDDGAPRPRVLVVEDDRNVADVVVRYLEREGFDVVGVGDGYEALTRAEAEPPDIVVLDLMLPGLDGLEVCRRLRASTPVPVIMLTARGEEDDRIAGFEVGADDYVSKPFSPRELTARVKAVLRRASSPTIRAVESGSIVAGDLVVDPAAHEARRGGELVALTAREFDLLCFLAQRPRRVFRREELLERVWGYTYGDTSTVTVHIRRLREKLEDDPSAPTRITTVWGVGYRFDP
- a CDS encoding molybdopterin-dependent oxidoreductase, with product MRYDVAGRAERLQRRFTSPLHEERAAALLGLALGVSFTVCFATGLYSHWAQHPPSWFVLPARPAGLYRVTQGLHVATGIATIPLLLAKLWTVFPNLLRWPAFEDVAHAVERVSLLPLIGGSLLLLFTGLANINGWYPWRFNFVVTHYWTAWITIGALIVHAGARWTTTWHALRPQVRTSGDAATLDRRVFLATLGGAVALVTLATVGETVSPLRKLALLAPRRPDTGPQGFPVNRSAIAAGVTTSARDPAFRLRVEGNVRRHLTLTLDDIARLPRADATLPIACVDGWSTSQRWTGVRVRDLLDIAGARRGATVLVESLQQRRSYRSSELNHVQARDPDTLLATHVNGEPLHLDHGYPLRLIGPDRPGVMQTKWVTRLVVR
- a CDS encoding glycosyltransferase family 2 protein, coding for MPDVVLPVLDEVRALPSVLARVPAGYEPIVVDNGSRDGSADVARTLGARVVVERRRGFGAACMTGLLHARADVVCFMDCDGSLDARELPLVAEPVADGEADLVLGTRRRSRDLPLHGRVANALLAVEVRRRTGTRVTDLGPMRAARREALLALGVQDRRFGWPLEMVLRAAIAGWRVREIPVTYAARIGHSKVTGTIRGTVRATRDMARVLAACDDRPTERAR